From the Maioricimonas rarisocia genome, one window contains:
- a CDS encoding ATP-dependent DNA helicase, which translates to MDLTPEDVLGDGGLISRRLSSYESRPEQLAMANAVAAAIDAGEHLVVEAGTGVGKSFAYLVPALLAATARQSEEGKGKKVVVSTHTISLQEQLIARDIPFLNSVLPVEFSAVLVKGRSNYISIRRVKAAAERSNSIFGETEELRQLKKLRSWASSTGDGSLAELDFRPLPQVWDEVRSEHGNCLGRKCPTHSDCHYYRARRRVWNADVLVVNHALFFSDLALRREGANILPDYDVVIFDEAHTLEDVAADHLGLSVTSGQFTFMFNKLYNDRQQKGLLLFHNLVEAQKLIMRLRYLVDEFFEQVLQWREEYGGTNGRLREPLKIDTPLPAELQTLAGMLRMHVPKVRAEEQKIELTAAADRMDGLAQSLKGWLRQTLDDGVYWIETTGGRRPNTKLVCSPVEIGPALRDHLFNEVGTAVLTSATLSVGQNDFRYFRSRIGLTESREEQQGSPFDYQQQARLVLAREMPDPSTQPREFEAAACERIRHYIAQSEGGTFVLFTSYRMLKACADQLTPWFTRQNMKLLCHGSGMQRTQLLEQFRKHDRAVLFGTDSFWQGVDVPGDALRNVIITKIPFSVPDHPLLEARVERIRQRGGNPFMEYQVPEAAIKLRQGFGRLIRTRTDTGQVVILDPRMLTKQYGRIFRDSLPDCRVVIEGAPQTTRHDHEY; encoded by the coding sequence GTGGACCTGACTCCCGAGGACGTGCTCGGCGATGGTGGATTAATCTCCCGTCGCCTGAGCAGCTACGAAAGCCGCCCCGAGCAACTGGCGATGGCGAACGCTGTCGCTGCCGCCATCGATGCCGGCGAACACCTCGTTGTCGAAGCGGGCACGGGCGTCGGCAAGAGCTTTGCGTACCTGGTCCCGGCGCTGCTGGCCGCAACCGCCCGCCAGTCGGAGGAGGGGAAAGGGAAGAAAGTCGTCGTCAGCACGCACACGATCAGCTTGCAGGAACAGCTGATCGCACGCGATATCCCCTTCCTCAACTCCGTCCTGCCGGTCGAGTTTTCGGCCGTTCTGGTCAAGGGGCGCTCGAACTACATCAGCATTCGCAGAGTGAAAGCGGCGGCGGAACGGTCCAATTCGATCTTCGGCGAGACCGAAGAACTCCGCCAGTTGAAGAAGTTGCGGAGCTGGGCCAGTTCCACCGGGGACGGCAGCCTGGCCGAACTCGATTTCCGCCCGCTTCCGCAGGTCTGGGACGAGGTTCGCAGCGAGCACGGCAACTGCCTGGGCCGGAAGTGCCCGACGCATTCGGACTGCCACTACTACCGGGCCCGCCGTCGCGTCTGGAATGCGGACGTGCTGGTCGTGAACCACGCCCTGTTCTTCTCCGATCTCGCATTGCGGCGGGAGGGGGCGAACATTCTGCCCGACTACGACGTGGTGATCTTCGACGAAGCCCATACGCTCGAAGATGTCGCCGCCGACCACCTCGGTCTGTCGGTCACCAGCGGTCAGTTCACGTTCATGTTCAACAAGCTGTACAACGACCGGCAGCAGAAGGGGCTGTTGCTGTTCCACAATCTGGTGGAAGCCCAGAAGCTGATCATGCGCCTGCGATACCTCGTCGACGAGTTCTTCGAGCAGGTGCTGCAGTGGCGGGAGGAGTACGGCGGCACGAACGGCCGTCTGCGGGAACCGCTGAAGATCGACACGCCGCTCCCTGCGGAACTGCAGACGCTCGCCGGCATGCTGCGGATGCACGTCCCGAAGGTTCGCGCCGAAGAACAGAAGATCGAACTGACCGCTGCGGCCGATCGCATGGACGGTCTGGCCCAATCGCTGAAGGGCTGGCTGCGGCAAACGCTCGACGACGGCGTCTACTGGATCGAGACGACCGGAGGCCGGCGGCCAAACACGAAGCTGGTCTGCAGTCCCGTCGAGATCGGCCCGGCCCTGCGGGACCACCTGTTCAACGAAGTCGGGACCGCCGTGCTGACCAGCGCCACGCTGTCAGTCGGTCAGAATGACTTCCGGTACTTCCGCTCGCGCATCGGCCTGACCGAGAGTCGCGAGGAACAGCAGGGCAGCCCGTTCGACTACCAGCAGCAGGCGCGGCTGGTGCTGGCGCGGGAGATGCCCGATCCCTCCACGCAGCCACGCGAATTCGAAGCGGCTGCCTGCGAGCGGATCCGCCACTACATCGCACAGTCGGAAGGGGGCACGTTCGTTCTGTTTACGAGCTACCGAATGCTCAAGGCGTGTGCCGACCAGCTGACCCCGTGGTTCACACGGCAGAACATGAAGCTGCTGTGTCACGGGAGTGGCATGCAGCGGACGCAACTGCTCGAACAGTTCCGCAAGCATGACCGGGCGGTGCTGTTCGGGACCGACAGTTTCTGGCAGGGTGTGGACGTTCCGGGCGATGCACTGCGGAACGTGATCATCACGAAGATTCCGTTCAGCGTGCCGGATCATCCGCTGCTCGAAGCACGGGTCGAGCGGATCCGTCAGCGGGGTGGCAACCCGTTCATGGAGTATCAGGTGCCCGAAGCGGCGATCAAGCTGCGTCAGGGATTCGGGCGGCTCATCCGTACGCGGACCGATACCGGGCAGGTGGTGATCCTCGACCCCCGCATGCTCACCAAGCAGTACGGGCGGATCTTCCGGGACAGTCTTCCCGATTGCCGGGTGGTGATCGAAGGAGCACCGCAGACGACGCGGCACGACCACGAGTACTGA
- a CDS encoding HTTM domain-containing protein: MSRLIAGILNYPVRLVRTTANCWQQFWFSPVSPTLLGLIRICCGLMLVYTHAVWGTALDDFFGPHAWVTRDLALAYHGDDYAFSFWWWVPPENAAAAHSICMVLLVLFTLGFATRLTSIAAFAITVSYIYRVPGALFGLDKINAMLALYLAIGPSGAALSVDRWIRTRLARRRTSAGPDVRFRSPPPSVGANLALRLIQVHMCVIYFFAGLTKLQGPAWWDGQALWMAFANLEYQTLDMTWIAWYPLLANLLTHVSIAWELSFCVLIWKPLLRPLVLLGAVALHIGIGVCLGMWTFGLIMLVGCMSFLPDESIARFVAGEDSSNTATDTAARSLSAKGAPVSAGAPSEPALR, encoded by the coding sequence GTGTCGAGACTGATTGCCGGCATCCTCAATTACCCCGTGCGGCTCGTCCGGACGACGGCCAACTGCTGGCAGCAGTTCTGGTTTTCCCCTGTGTCGCCGACGCTGCTGGGACTCATCCGCATCTGTTGCGGGCTGATGCTCGTCTATACCCATGCTGTCTGGGGGACAGCGCTGGACGACTTCTTCGGACCGCATGCCTGGGTCACCCGTGACCTCGCGCTGGCGTACCACGGAGACGACTACGCGTTCTCCTTCTGGTGGTGGGTGCCGCCCGAAAACGCCGCCGCAGCCCATTCGATCTGCATGGTGCTGCTGGTGCTGTTTACGCTCGGGTTTGCCACGCGGCTGACCTCGATCGCCGCGTTCGCGATCACCGTCTCCTACATCTACCGCGTTCCCGGAGCCCTGTTCGGGCTCGACAAGATCAACGCGATGCTGGCCCTGTACCTGGCGATCGGGCCGAGTGGCGCCGCCCTTTCGGTCGATCGCTGGATCCGGACGCGGCTGGCACGCCGCAGGACGTCCGCTGGACCCGATGTCCGTTTCCGGTCGCCGCCCCCCTCCGTTGGAGCCAATCTCGCCTTGCGGCTGATTCAGGTCCACATGTGTGTGATCTACTTCTTTGCCGGGCTGACCAAGCTTCAGGGACCGGCCTGGTGGGACGGACAGGCCCTGTGGATGGCGTTTGCCAACCTCGAGTACCAGACGCTCGACATGACCTGGATCGCCTGGTACCCGCTGCTGGCGAACCTCCTTACGCATGTCTCGATCGCCTGGGAGCTCTCCTTCTGCGTGCTGATCTGGAAGCCGCTGCTGCGGCCGCTCGTGCTGCTGGGGGCCGTCGCACTGCACATCGGCATCGGCGTCTGCCTGGGGATGTGGACCTTCGGCCTGATCATGCTGGTCGGCTGCATGTCGTTCCTGCCGGACGAATCGATCGCCCGATTCGTCGCGGGAGAGGACAGCAGCAACACCGCGACTGACACGGCCGCCCGGTCGCTTTCCGCAAAGGGGGCGCCGGTTTCGGCCGGGGCGCCCTCGGAACCCGCACTGCGCTGA
- the lnt gene encoding apolipoprotein N-acyltransferase, whose product MTTAVMDAPEHESSPVTPAHEKSVRDMIAAARKAPAGPLGAWALSLATGVLMWSAFTPLDWGPLGWICLIPLLQLVRIPRPTRWMYTLLALNGTLFALATLQWMRLGDATMYPAWMALSVYMGLYFPVFVLLSRMAVHQLRMPLLLAVPVVWVGLEFLRAHLMTGFAWYYLAHSQHAWVTLIQICDLFGAYGLSFLLALANAALAGLVPVRWLLALRLFPDHQPPTRGTLAAPFSRRLTAVAVPCLLLVASLAYGAYRRGQVEFEAGPRMALIQGNYPATVKSDPKEWSDIYRTHMYLTGASIEHQPDVIVWPETMFRYPLLLADPDMTAAELRAVSPFIPPDRWRENDVEETVFDLAEQCNASLILGIDAHVTTPDRYAHYNSALLVEPGTGVRARYDKLHRVPFGEFIPLRESLPFLQKFTPYGDHFGLAAGEKIHVFNVDSWRMVPLICYEDTVPHLVRNMVARTRGEDGRSVDCLVNLTNDGWFHGSSELDQHLITAAFRCVETRTPMVRAVNTGISAFIDGDGMVREPDVFVDGDALLEPESTSSPRTSIRDPETGAYHKQLNAVLVSDVALDPRESFYLVWGDWFAATCLAGCLGILMLTLVSLRRAATTGG is encoded by the coding sequence ATGACGACGGCTGTGATGGACGCCCCCGAACACGAATCGTCCCCGGTGACCCCCGCTCACGAGAAATCGGTGCGGGACATGATCGCCGCGGCCCGCAAGGCCCCTGCCGGCCCGTTGGGGGCGTGGGCCCTTTCGCTGGCGACCGGCGTGCTCATGTGGTCCGCCTTCACACCGCTTGACTGGGGGCCCCTCGGCTGGATCTGCCTGATTCCGCTGCTGCAGCTGGTTCGCATTCCCCGTCCGACACGGTGGATGTACACCCTGCTGGCCCTCAACGGCACCCTGTTCGCACTGGCGACGCTGCAGTGGATGCGACTGGGGGATGCCACGATGTACCCGGCGTGGATGGCGCTGTCGGTCTACATGGGGCTGTATTTCCCGGTGTTTGTGTTACTGTCGCGGATGGCGGTCCACCAGTTGCGGATGCCGCTCCTTCTGGCCGTGCCGGTCGTGTGGGTGGGACTCGAATTCCTCCGCGCGCATCTGATGACCGGGTTCGCCTGGTATTACCTGGCTCATTCGCAGCACGCCTGGGTGACGCTGATTCAGATCTGCGACCTGTTCGGTGCCTACGGACTGAGCTTCCTGCTGGCGCTGGCGAACGCGGCTCTCGCCGGACTCGTGCCGGTTCGCTGGCTGCTGGCGCTGCGGCTGTTCCCCGATCATCAGCCTCCCACGCGGGGAACGCTGGCGGCTCCATTCTCCCGGCGGCTGACGGCCGTCGCGGTTCCGTGTCTGCTGCTGGTCGCCTCGCTGGCTTACGGGGCGTACCGTCGCGGACAGGTCGAGTTCGAGGCCGGACCGCGGATGGCGCTGATCCAGGGGAACTACCCCGCGACCGTCAAAAGTGATCCGAAAGAATGGTCGGACATCTACCGGACGCACATGTACCTCACGGGGGCGTCGATCGAGCACCAGCCGGATGTCATCGTCTGGCCGGAAACGATGTTCCGCTACCCGCTGCTGCTGGCCGATCCGGATATGACCGCCGCCGAACTGCGTGCCGTCAGCCCGTTTATCCCGCCGGATCGCTGGCGCGAAAACGATGTCGAAGAGACGGTGTTCGACCTCGCCGAGCAGTGTAATGCCTCGCTGATCCTGGGGATCGACGCGCATGTGACGACCCCGGATCGGTACGCCCACTACAACTCGGCACTGCTGGTCGAACCGGGAACCGGCGTGCGGGCCCGCTACGACAAGCTGCACCGGGTGCCGTTCGGCGAATTCATTCCGCTCCGCGAGTCGCTCCCCTTTCTGCAGAAATTCACCCCCTACGGTGACCACTTCGGACTTGCGGCCGGCGAGAAGATCCATGTCTTCAACGTCGATTCGTGGCGGATGGTGCCCCTCATCTGCTACGAGGACACCGTTCCCCATCTGGTTCGCAACATGGTGGCGCGCACCCGCGGCGAGGACGGGCGCAGCGTCGACTGTCTGGTCAATCTCACCAACGACGGCTGGTTCCACGGTTCGAGCGAACTGGACCAGCACCTGATCACCGCCGCCTTCCGCTGTGTCGAGACCCGCACGCCGATGGTTCGGGCGGTGAATACGGGGATTTCCGCGTTTATCGACGGTGACGGCATGGTCCGCGAGCCGGACGTTTTCGTCGACGGCGATGCCCTTCTCGAGCCGGAGTCGACGTCGTCGCCCCGTACCTCAATCCGCGACCCCGAGACCGGCGCGTACCACAAGCAGCTCAATGCCGTCCTGGTCAGCGATGTCGCCCTCGATCCCCGCGAGAGCTTCTATCTGGTGTGGGGGGACTGGTTCGCGGCCACCTGCCTGGCTGGTTGCCTGGGAATCCTGATGCTGACGCTTGTTTCGCTCCGTCGCGCTGCCACGACAGGTGGCTGA
- a CDS encoding molybdopterin molybdotransferase MoeA → MLTVDEAWERIGQEVTPREPERRELSEAAGYVLADDVTAAIDSPPFDKALMDGYAVRFADVASTPVELRVVEEVTAGRTPQMPIGAGEATRIMTGAPLPDGADAVVRVEDTSFDDATERVTITAAPRGEGANLARRGSAMRAGQPVLKTGHLLRAQEIGLLAELGQVQVAVRPRPVISVLATGDELVPYSQQPGEGQIRNSNEPMLTVQIAAAGATPQPLGIARDDRDALSAAVQSGLEADILCLSGGVSAGKLDLVPSVLEKAGVREVFHKVAVKPGKPLWFGVLDGDRTADGRPRFIFGLPGNPVSSMVCFELFVRMAVRHLQGETATAPCGLPAAIVEPFQSRGDRRTFLPVRLSVTAGGLEAIPVPWQGSFDLRATVDANGLLDVPPGDQDYHIGDCVDVIPFGRGFD, encoded by the coding sequence ATGCTCACGGTTGACGAAGCGTGGGAACGGATTGGTCAGGAGGTCACCCCCCGGGAGCCTGAGCGACGGGAGCTTTCCGAAGCGGCAGGCTACGTGCTGGCGGACGATGTCACGGCCGCCATCGATTCACCACCGTTCGACAAGGCGCTGATGGACGGTTACGCCGTCCGCTTTGCCGACGTGGCCTCGACCCCGGTCGAACTGCGCGTTGTCGAAGAAGTGACCGCGGGACGGACGCCACAGATGCCGATCGGGGCCGGCGAGGCGACCCGCATCATGACCGGCGCGCCGCTGCCGGACGGGGCCGATGCCGTCGTCCGCGTCGAGGATACGTCATTCGATGACGCCACGGAGCGTGTGACCATTACCGCCGCCCCCAGGGGGGAAGGCGCGAATCTGGCCCGCCGGGGCAGCGCGATGCGCGCCGGCCAGCCGGTGCTGAAGACCGGTCACCTGTTGCGGGCACAGGAGATCGGCCTGCTGGCGGAACTGGGGCAGGTTCAGGTGGCGGTTCGGCCAAGGCCGGTGATCAGCGTGCTGGCGACCGGCGACGAACTGGTTCCCTACTCGCAGCAACCGGGGGAGGGACAGATCCGCAACTCGAACGAACCGATGCTCACCGTGCAGATCGCCGCAGCCGGGGCAACGCCCCAACCGCTTGGAATCGCCCGCGACGATCGGGACGCACTGTCGGCCGCTGTCCAAAGCGGGCTCGAAGCGGACATCCTCTGCCTGAGCGGGGGAGTGTCGGCCGGAAAACTGGACCTCGTCCCCTCGGTGCTGGAGAAAGCGGGAGTTCGGGAAGTGTTCCACAAGGTGGCCGTCAAACCGGGCAAGCCGCTCTGGTTCGGGGTGCTGGACGGAGACCGGACCGCGGACGGTCGTCCCCGGTTCATTTTCGGGTTGCCCGGAAATCCAGTCAGCAGTATGGTTTGCTTCGAATTGTTTGTGCGGATGGCGGTGCGCCACCTGCAGGGTGAGACCGCGACGGCACCATGCGGCCTTCCAGCGGCCATCGTCGAACCGTTCCAGTCTCGCGGAGATCGCCGAACCTTCCTTCCTGTAAGACTTTCGGTCACAGCAGGAGGGCTGGAAGCGATTCCGGTGCCGTGGCAGGGTTCGTTCGATCTGCGGGCGACGGTCGACGCCAACGGACTGCTCGACGTCCCTCCCGGTGATCAGGACTATCACATCGGGGACTGTGTCGACGTCATTCCGTTCGGACGCGGTTTCGACTGA
- a CDS encoding class I SAM-dependent rRNA methyltransferase produces MNATPPGHHRSRSQPRRPARPPLSGELLRGRSLELPASLPRIVVKSPTSHPLLYRKRLGEFDRNARHGDLVQLVLPSGEHFGYGLFNPRAEIGVRVLSREAAPPDEAWWAARIRSAVELRRAVLNLDDSTSAYRVIHAESDGLPGLVADRLGPVLSIEVFSLAMYQRAEAIAGLLTDALGTEQTVIQAGPQTLEQEGFDAEPKWLTPPASRLEIQEFGTRFAIDFSAGHKTGFFCDQRDNRRRLAEFCSGADVLDLCCYTGGFSVQAARLGKASSVTGVDLDEQAIEIAKKNANLNQTRVRFVHADAFNYLRDMLRAERQFDVVVLDPPKLIRTRSEQEEGRRKYYDFNRLAMQLVKPGGLLLTCSCSGLMSQELFLRTVSSAVPGNRRGQILFRTSAGPDHPVATDCWETDYLKAYWVRVL; encoded by the coding sequence ATGAATGCAACGCCTCCCGGTCATCACCGCTCCCGCTCGCAGCCGCGTCGTCCCGCCCGTCCCCCGCTGTCCGGCGAACTGCTGAGGGGACGTTCGCTCGAGTTGCCGGCCAGTCTGCCACGAATCGTCGTCAAGTCGCCGACCTCTCATCCGCTCTTGTATCGCAAACGGCTGGGAGAATTCGACCGCAATGCCCGTCATGGTGACCTCGTGCAGCTGGTGCTGCCATCGGGGGAGCACTTCGGGTACGGCCTGTTCAACCCGCGGGCCGAGATTGGCGTCAGGGTGCTCAGTCGCGAAGCGGCTCCTCCGGACGAGGCCTGGTGGGCCGCTCGCATCCGGTCGGCGGTCGAACTTCGTCGGGCGGTGCTGAACCTCGACGACTCCACCAGCGCCTACCGTGTCATTCATGCCGAGAGTGATGGTTTGCCCGGTTTGGTTGCCGACCGACTCGGGCCGGTGCTGAGCATCGAAGTTTTCAGTCTGGCGATGTATCAGCGAGCCGAAGCGATCGCCGGACTACTGACGGACGCCCTGGGGACCGAGCAGACGGTCATACAGGCAGGCCCGCAGACGCTCGAGCAGGAAGGCTTTGATGCCGAGCCGAAATGGCTCACACCGCCCGCTTCGCGACTGGAAATCCAGGAGTTCGGAACCCGGTTCGCCATCGACTTCTCGGCCGGGCACAAGACCGGGTTCTTCTGCGACCAGCGGGACAACCGACGGCGACTGGCGGAATTCTGCAGCGGTGCCGACGTGCTCGACCTGTGCTGCTATACGGGTGGCTTCTCGGTGCAGGCGGCCCGTCTGGGGAAGGCGTCTTCGGTCACCGGCGTCGACCTGGACGAGCAGGCGATCGAGATCGCGAAGAAGAACGCCAACCTCAACCAGACCCGCGTCCGCTTCGTCCATGCGGATGCCTTTAACTACCTGCGGGACATGCTGCGGGCCGAGCGACAGTTTGACGTGGTCGTGCTCGATCCCCCCAAGCTGATCCGGACGCGAAGCGAGCAGGAAGAGGGACGCCGGAAGTATTACGACTTCAACCGGCTGGCAATGCAACTCGTCAAACCTGGGGGACTGCTGCTGACGTGCAGCTGCTCGGGGCTGATGTCGCAGGAACTGTTTCTGCGGACCGTCTCGTCAGCCGTTCCGGGAAACCGGCGGGGACAGATCCTGTTCCGGACGAGTGCCGGCCCCGATCATCCGGTCGCCACCGACTGCTGGGAGACCGATTACCTCAAGGCGTACTGGGTGCGGGTGCTGTAG
- a CDS encoding HEAT repeat domain-containing protein, translating into MNDASPGTVNSPESSTPAPKKSGNRIGLLLIGLLVVAAAVVWLEPTRVGWGLVTGEAFYEGRPTSYWRNALAGPADARAEAEAALQNGGNEAVPVLTELAAGKAGDDWKGSEVRILALDMLGAIGPDASEAIPVVTAALEDEDGHLRSVAAVNLPKIGAEAEQAVPALTKLAAMDPRPEVIRAISVYREEAASSLPVLVKILEDHAHDTETRWNAARTLGKLGPRGVQAVEVLVRCLKDEESTVREHSAEALGDIGPPAVTTVPDLVSVLDDPATRVRRDAVRSLGQVGPEAKAAVPQIVPLLDDPEQMVRDATATTLEILAPDVLEEHRRKKAEEENAEDEQAADAGGEG; encoded by the coding sequence GTGAACGACGCATCCCCCGGCACCGTGAACTCACCGGAATCGTCGACTCCCGCACCAAAGAAGAGCGGCAACCGGATCGGCCTGCTGCTGATCGGCCTGCTGGTCGTCGCCGCTGCGGTCGTCTGGCTCGAACCGACCCGCGTGGGCTGGGGACTGGTGACGGGAGAGGCGTTTTATGAAGGCCGCCCGACCAGCTACTGGCGGAACGCGCTGGCGGGTCCGGCCGACGCCCGTGCAGAGGCCGAGGCTGCACTGCAGAACGGCGGCAACGAAGCGGTCCCCGTGCTGACCGAACTGGCCGCGGGGAAGGCCGGCGACGACTGGAAGGGGAGTGAAGTCCGCATCCTCGCGCTCGACATGCTGGGAGCGATCGGTCCGGATGCCAGCGAAGCGATCCCGGTTGTCACGGCAGCGCTGGAAGACGAGGACGGCCATCTCCGATCGGTCGCTGCGGTCAACCTGCCGAAGATCGGTGCCGAGGCGGAGCAGGCGGTTCCTGCCCTCACAAAGCTGGCGGCGATGGATCCCCGTCCGGAAGTCATCCGTGCGATCAGCGTGTACCGGGAAGAAGCCGCTTCGTCTCTGCCGGTGCTGGTGAAAATCCTTGAAGATCATGCCCATGACACCGAAACCCGCTGGAACGCAGCCCGCACGCTCGGCAAGCTGGGCCCCCGGGGAGTGCAGGCGGTTGAAGTCCTCGTGCGATGCCTGAAAGACGAGGAGTCGACAGTCCGCGAACACTCCGCCGAAGCACTGGGCGACATTGGTCCACCCGCGGTGACGACAGTTCCGGATCTGGTGAGCGTGCTCGACGACCCGGCCACCCGCGTCCGCCGGGATGCGGTGCGATCGCTCGGGCAGGTGGGCCCGGAAGCGAAGGCCGCCGTGCCGCAGATCGTCCCGCTGCTGGACGACCCGGAACAGATGGTCCGTGATGCGACGGCAACGACGCTGGAGATTCTCGCACCGGATGTGCTCGAAGAGCACCGGAGAAAGAAGGCCGAAGAAGAGAACGCTGAAGACGAACAGGCCGCAGACGCCGGCGGCGAGGGGTGA
- the ltrA gene encoding group II intron reverse transcriptase/maturase, whose translation MEEVTQPENLNRAYRRVKANRGAPGVDGMTIAELPGWIAEHTQEFIARLLDGSYQPQPVRGVEIPKPGGGMRQLGIPTVVDRLVQQAILQVLEPILDPTFSDSSYGFRPRRSAHQAVQQASEYVAEGRTIVVDMDLEKFFDRVNHDILMARLARRVADKRLLRIVRRFLEAGLLQNGVCVARHEGTPQGGPLSPLLANLLLDDLDRELERRGHKFCRYADDCNIYVQSQAAGERVLTSLTMFLEGKLRLRVNREKSAVAVVSERKFLGYRLLSDGRRTIAPASLRRARQRIRQITRRNRGISFERMIGEVNSFTTGWVTYFRHAVARSPLRKLDGWIRRKLRCVRLKQRKRAKSIAIFLQSLGVPWNQSWTTATCGKGWWRKSGTPSAHHGMSNQWFDTQGYQSLEVRYLSLQH comes from the coding sequence ATGGAGGAGGTGACGCAGCCAGAGAATCTGAACCGAGCGTATCGACGCGTGAAAGCGAACCGGGGGGCTCCCGGAGTGGATGGGATGACCATCGCCGAGTTGCCCGGCTGGATCGCAGAGCACACACAGGAATTCATCGCCCGGCTTCTGGACGGGAGCTATCAGCCACAACCGGTTCGCGGGGTCGAGATCCCCAAGCCGGGCGGCGGAATGCGACAACTGGGCATCCCGACGGTGGTGGACCGGCTCGTCCAGCAGGCGATCCTGCAAGTGCTCGAACCGATCCTGGACCCCACTTTTTCGGACTCCAGCTACGGCTTCCGGCCGCGACGCAGCGCCCATCAGGCGGTGCAACAGGCCAGCGAGTATGTGGCGGAGGGACGCACCATTGTGGTGGACATGGACCTCGAGAAGTTCTTTGATCGGGTGAACCATGACATCCTGATGGCCCGTCTGGCCCGACGGGTCGCCGACAAGCGCCTTCTGCGGATCGTCCGCCGCTTCCTGGAAGCCGGGCTGCTGCAGAACGGGGTGTGCGTCGCCCGACACGAAGGGACACCGCAGGGTGGACCACTCTCACCGTTGCTGGCCAACCTGCTGCTGGATGATCTGGACCGGGAACTGGAACGACGGGGACACAAGTTCTGCCGCTACGCCGACGACTGCAACATCTACGTGCAGTCTCAGGCGGCCGGTGAACGGGTACTGACCTCACTGACCATGTTTCTGGAAGGGAAACTTCGTCTGCGTGTCAATCGCGAGAAAAGTGCGGTGGCGGTGGTGAGCGAACGCAAGTTCCTCGGCTACCGGCTGCTCTCCGATGGTCGCCGGACGATCGCTCCCGCCAGTCTCCGGCGTGCCAGGCAGCGTATCCGGCAGATCACCCGCCGGAATCGAGGCATCAGCTTCGAGCGGATGATCGGTGAAGTGAATTCGTTCACGACCGGATGGGTGACCTACTTCCGCCATGCGGTGGCCCGGTCGCCTCTGCGGAAACTGGACGGGTGGATTCGCCGCAAACTCCGCTGCGTGCGGCTCAAGCAACGCAAGCGCGCGAAATCGATTGCTATCTTTCTGCAATCGCTGGGCGTCCCCTGGAACCAATCCTGGACGACGGCGACCTGCGGCAAGGGCTGGTGGCGCAAGTCGGGTACGCCCTCGGCGCATCACGGAATGAGCAACCAGTGGTTCGACACTCAAGGCTACCAGAGCCTCGAAGTCAGATACCTGTCGTTACAACATTGA
- a CDS encoding DUF1559 domain-containing protein → MTRKRGFTLIELLVVIAILSLLIALLLPAVQTAREAARRAACMNNLKQIGLALHNYHDSHACFPSGYLQAPVTGIVIDPPAPRPFTPRPYIFDAPPPVNKVLPSIPGWGWATLLLPQLDQATLQNTIDLGQKVEAAVNAEARTHQLSVFQCPSDYGNGVFTVQDVFNMPIVEAATSSYAGCYGSKGLINTEPHRGNGVFLRNVAIEMVDIKDGLTHTIAIGERAALLAKGPWAGVMTGGTCRTTPGAPVYTSIAEREPTMVLARIGNPGLNSPHSEPYDFYSPHNVVFFLFADGSVHGLSESMDMKTLHALATRNGEEHVDF, encoded by the coding sequence ATGACTCGCAAACGCGGATTCACGCTGATCGAACTGCTGGTGGTGATCGCCATCCTGTCGCTGCTGATCGCCCTGCTGCTGCCGGCCGTCCAGACTGCCCGCGAGGCAGCCCGCCGCGCCGCCTGCATGAACAATCTCAAGCAGATCGGCCTGGCACTGCACAACTACCACGACTCGCACGCCTGTTTCCCCTCAGGGTATCTGCAGGCACCGGTTACGGGAATCGTGATTGATCCGCCGGCCCCCCGGCCGTTCACTCCGCGACCGTACATCTTCGACGCCCCGCCTCCGGTCAACAAAGTTCTTCCCTCGATACCGGGCTGGGGATGGGCCACCCTGCTGCTGCCGCAGCTCGATCAGGCGACGCTGCAGAACACCATCGATCTGGGGCAGAAAGTCGAAGCAGCCGTCAATGCCGAAGCCCGTACACATCAGCTCTCGGTCTTTCAGTGTCCCAGCGACTACGGCAACGGTGTCTTCACCGTGCAGGATGTCTTTAACATGCCGATCGTTGAGGCAGCCACCAGCAGTTACGCCGGCTGCTATGGTTCGAAGGGACTGATCAACACCGAACCGCATCGGGGGAACGGCGTCTTTCTTCGCAACGTTGCCATCGAGATGGTCGACATCAAGGACGGACTCACCCACACGATCGCCATCGGCGAGCGGGCCGCCCTGCTTGCCAAAGGACCCTGGGCCGGCGTCATGACCGGCGGCACCTGTCGCACGACTCCCGGTGCTCCCGTCTATACCTCGATTGCCGAGCGCGAACCGACGATGGTTCTGGCCCGCATCGGCAATCCCGGACTCAACAGCCCGCACAGCGAACCGTACGACTTCTACTCGCCCCACAACGTGGTCTTCTTCCTGTTTGCCGACGGTTCCGTCCACGGGCTCTCCGAAAGCATGGACATGAAGACGCTGCATGCTCTGGCGACACGCAACGGCGAGGAACACGTCGACTTCTGA